A genomic window from Pocillopora verrucosa isolate sample1 chromosome 7, ASM3666991v2, whole genome shotgun sequence includes:
- the LOC131770858 gene encoding uncharacterized protein — MFIHSSGICIALVLCRIASATQDFCDADQCRTLEFAPEKAFDGIRLINHLIRVVEVNVARFCENVCYMEPDCVSINLDKRADRNGNYKCELNNVTREGHKKDLREEQDFFHHSAESACVTNHCKNNGTCQSGFTDKGYRCLCSAGYKGSNCGQDVDECAKRTHTCSANAVCTNTKGSFKCTCKTGYLGYGNICTKPSTCKEIFDHNISNKSGKVNLHLDSKPISIFCHMGDFGCGDGGWTPIMKINGNKYTFHYSSHFWKDRRTYQDAAGKNGFDLQETKLPTYWKTPFSKICLGMRIGRRLRFIFINKTANSLYSLIADGKYRATLLGRDTWKKVVGSQASLQRNCNKEGFNVVSDNRGFYRARIGIIANQQNDCFTCNSIIGFGTAGYLFSCGNKAKHQPDNGDKNIRAMGYILVQ; from the exons ATGTTCATACATTCAAGTGGTATCTGTATCGCTTTGGTGTTGTGCAGAATTGCCTCTGCAACTCAAG ACTTCTGTGACGCGGACCAATGCCGCACCTTGGAGTTTGCACCTGAAAAAGCATTCGATGGTATACGGCTGATCAATCATTTGATCCGCGTCGTCGAAGTCAATGTTGCAAGATTTTGTGAGAACGTCTGCTACATGGAACCTGACTGTGTCAGCATTAATCTTGATAAAAGGGCAGATAGAAATGGAAATTATAAATGTGAGCTGAATAATGTAACTCGTGAAGGACACAAGAAGGATCTGAGGGAGGAACaagatttttttcatcattcagCTGAG AGCGCCTGTGTTACAAACCACTGTAAGAATAATGGCACTTGTCAGAGCGGTTTTACTGACAAAGGTTATCGCTGTTTGTGTTCTGCTGGATACAAAGGTAGCAACTGTGGTCAAG acgtTGACGAGTGCGCTAAAAGAACACATACATGTAGTGCCAATGCTGTGTGCACCAACACCAAGGGATCGTTCAAGTGTACATGCAAAACTGGATACTTAGGATATGGAAATATTTGCACTAAAC cctCAACGTGCAAGGAAATCTTCGATCATAATAT ATCGAACAAGAGTGGCAAGGTTAATTTGCACTTAGACTCaaaaccaatttctattttctgtcacatgggagactttggatgcggagatggaggatggacgccgaTCATGAAGATTAATGGCAACAAG TATACCTTCCATTACTCTTCCCATTTCTGGAAGGACAGAAGGACCTATCAAGATGCTGCTGGCAAGAATGGCTTTGACTTACAGGAAACAAAGTTACCAACCTACTGGAAAAcacccttctccaagatctgcctcGGTATGAGGATTGGACGACGACTCAGGTTCATCTTTATCAACAAGACAGCGAACTCTTTGTATTCATTGATCGCTGACGGGAAATACCGCGCCACCTTACTGGGCCGTGACACGTGGAAGAAGGTGGTTGGTTCGCAAGCCTCTTTGCAGCGAAACTGCAACAAGGAAGGGTTCAATGTTGTAAGTGACAACCGTGGTTTCTATAGAGCAAGAATCGGCATCATTGCTAACCAGCAGAATGACTGCTTTACTTGCAATTCCATAATCGGGTTTGGTACTGCAGGATATCTTTTTTCGTGcggaaataaagcaaaacatcAGCCTGATAATGGAGACAAGAACATCCGAGCCATGGGGTACATCTTAGTGCAGTGA